In Zea mays cultivar B73 chromosome 7, Zm-B73-REFERENCE-NAM-5.0, whole genome shotgun sequence, the following proteins share a genomic window:
- the LOC103633158 gene encoding uncharacterized protein isoform X1 yields MEGLRIGAPIVQVYHEKSFILPDVSRVLACLYEKDVKFETHTASYRSLLRLQASSHAPVPFYDGPTFLEESREICRYIAEKYENQGYSFLLGKDALERASVEQWLHNEEHAFNPPSRALFCHLAFPLGEEDDDIDVHTRKLEEVLEVYEQRLSDSEFLVGNKFTLADLVHLPNSHYIKASNKFLYLYDSRKNVRRWWDAISDRSSWKEVLRYMKNVEEKNKQEELKKQQQQQEEAPSTDPIRVDSRKQSRTEPRTILVPPADNESSASIVPRTKKPLPGDHLVSTQQGKSRKNVHQYPSQDSELATSHSVPQEPMSMELVQERERTTRRPYTDQSQDVFKEAKVAKSTPSSAKPMYPQQPAPTSGHGEVEDTWDKGVKGRETVPDRQQMLQKWAGTAREQVSDRWKASPPSRQAAAEDVRGATGDTTQSADVLDTSKKSRGAYEEAKGPGSVKEEKTSSIYKKKPLVAQDSQEQAQTIPAGEKTDSSIQKHQQASDAPNTFVEKLNASEPARVKTHSDFSAEQPYRKDTTDDQKVIPPLSTRELTSQVQPPSKPSYDEKPTPMSQQKSDKQRVEPPIQIEAEISGVQHASPSFPRASMDDRATIGDKFAMQSIIDERVGEPTQMQTSSPDAHPASLPTKRETPEGHEIGDLGLASTPGGQISEAKKVGDDPDTVHGDVYYVNLSTQDVGKDAFKEPTVTDSLPSSAQPIQKSAITPSRQTQVEEARDKSMQSRETIPEQHKMVERKTGTPGEQLSERQKEIRPSRQSAAEDAPISDAIQPPDILDTPKKSRATFEEYIGPGSTLPKAQILDAQDSQVTKGESTVPTTDQRKDWKYEKDDETIVTEEKSLSTERSREMFQESASTAPKTHLTDSGGSNALEKTSSVYHKGPLVAQDSQEEAQVIPADEKVDGSASEHHESSGTPYSYNEKLSASAPARGDIHDGHSAEEQHKNYTADDQKVAPSLSNKEPASQVQPASEPLQRAVPDGDLPSKSFTIDQWQRMAASLHGVIMDSADDEAAISLNNDQKSRPMNQEAAPSSQSVNQMAKQSGEQRVEPPVPIVVEASDVRRAAPSLPEAARTDVATISDKFTEQSNIDERVGKPKQMQAPITSAHPASKGTLRRTPDSHEAGELLSTYEGQRLEAAKASQDPATIHEDVYDASLSTNDVAVDKKTATDHAIGDEVVTRSLHDQQTPRPASTQAQPTAEAPQDSDSFQYVRTGDVGKTELAKPTVTDQEATAPAAGPTSVDPQRANIIPAGVAHSEQKSTPPDKGSARVAQPPTPVEPIKEDGNVSAANYTNELQMSFQQQARSSAPTTIGIPASDTQSVIGKIQVVTPDKHGTDDSGKPFDLNQGHVSHASQAILGQEELTSPQGARVFPTSDTQQNFAASDEKSDKASKSFDSAEPREEDTDAATADQTTVPPTDVTRQVTISTPDASDSVSRDQESSPDDSQTRNLGSPLIASQEEASRAGGEGSTPEVHSTIVDEKKTLPSSQAQSSSTGPDSIQIGGDARLSDAGVPATSSIEKQEAEPPAETQAPTSKGLQDSGSIESPRQALTDQTVAPAMNSVAPSDSPEGPNSSRSVQTPYQQAITKGDTVVTAADQAENMQTITYQQAITPVPYTAKPSFPGAQDASRQETIPDEGPMENYSPKPGAQTQPPAATLDVSPYASSKVKSTGQGAKPPTGHQASSPETQLGSSQPGEDAPAVQKIAASDEKSATASKPFDSAEPREEDTDAATADQMTVPPTNVTRQVTSSTPDVGDTLSRDKESSPDDDQIRNLGSPLIASQEEASRAGGEGSTPKVHSAIVDEERTLPSRHDAQTSSTETDSTQIDGDARLSGVGMPATSSMEKQEAEPPTETQEPTSKGLQDSRNIESPRQASTYKTVTPAMNSAAPSDALEGTEPGPNSSRSVQTPLSTGPTKGDTVVSAADQAKDMHTIPYQQDITPSSNTGKPPFQGAQDASRQEIIPDDGPVGNYSPKPGAQTQPPAAILDVSPYALSKAKSTGQGAKTPTGHQASSPGTQLGSSQTQGKDTPEEQNIAASDENSANTSKSFDSAEPRGEDIDAATADQTTVPPANVTRQVISSTPDASKTLVRDLESSRDNGQIRNLGSPLIASQEAASRAGHTSDDGSTPEVHSTIVDEKKTLPSSQEKSSSTGPNSTQIGGDARVLATSSIEKQEAEPPAGTQAPASKGLQDSGNIKSPRQALTDQIVTPAKNSAAPSDALEGTEPGPNSSRSVQTPLSTGPTKGDTVVTAADEAKDMETITYQQAITPVSDTAKPPFPGAQDASRHGSVPDDEPVGNYSPKQTQPPAEILDVSPYSLSKAKSTGQGAKTPTGHQASSPETQLGSSQTQGEAAPAEQKFAASDEKSAKASKSFDSAEPREDTDAATTDQTIVPPTNVTQVTSSTPDASDTLSRVQESSPHDGQIRNLGNPLIASQEEASRAGGEGSLEVHSNIVDEKKTLPSSQAQSSSTGSDSTQMGGDAGLSDAGVPATSSIEKQEAEPPARTQAPTSKGLQDIGNIESQGQALTDQTVAPKMNSAAASDAPEGTELGPNSSRSVQTPFSTEPAEGETNSTNEESKSQQKVGQFGTQSFKDNNKEADGTVRSNISRSTEELQEPPSRPKGESSEEPENQQLADQAIVKPLEGNEQQAEQTKPHETAIAEDSENTNLKNNRISQVETLDSSGKQASVFQQLGKNTKDALNSTEDAPGDGKAVSKSEHSSRSEESKVQLQSEDKARVPGTDAPSLETGHPSNGGLQANSYQDNSSQSQEEASNKSVEQSSGIRNKDNDSSRLDDSTGSTKTES; encoded by the exons ATGGAAGGGCTTCGTATTGGAGCACCAATTGTGCAGGTTTATCATGAGAAATCGTTTATCTTACCTGATGTTTCAAGGGTGCTTGCTTGCCTTTATGAGAAGGATGTCAAGTTTGAGACTCACACAGCCTCATACAGGAGCCTACTCAGATTGCAG GCATCATCTCATGCTCCAGTTCCATTCTATGATGGCCCTACTTTTCTAGAAG AATCCAGAGAAATCTGCCGTTATATAGCAGAAAAGTATGAAAATCAAGGATATTCATTCCTCCTTGGAAAGGATGCCCTTGAGAGGGCTTCAGTTGAACAATGGCTCCACAACGAGGAGCATGCTTTCAACCCTCCGAGCCGGGCCTTGTTCTGTCATTTGGCCTTTCCCTTGGGTGAAGAAGATGATGATATTGATGTTcatacaaggaagctagaagaggtTCTGGAAGTTTATGAGCAAAGGCTCAGTGACAGCGAATTCCTTGTTGGAAACAAGTTCACTCTTGCCGACCTTGTTCACCTGCCAAATTCCCACTATATCAAAGCATCTAACAAGTTTCTTTACCTTTATGATTCGAGGAAAAATGTAAGGAGGTGGTGGGATGCTATTTCTGACCGGAGTTCTTGGAAGGAAGTGCTGAGGTATATGAAGAACGTGGAGGAGaagaacaaacaagaagaactcaagaagcagcagcagcagcaggaagagGCTCCTTCCACCGACCCAATTCGGGTAGACTCGAGAAAGCAGAGCAGAACAGAGCCTCGGACAATATTGGTTCCTCCTGCTGATAATGAGTCATCAGCTTCCATAGTTCCTCGAACAAAGAAGCCTCTTCCTGGTGATCACTTAGTGTCTACTCAACAAGGAAAATCAAGAAAAAATGTGCATCAGTACCCATCACAAGATTCAGAACTGGCAACCTCACATTCTGTTCCTCAAGAACCAATGAGCATGGAATTGGTTCAAGAACGAGAAAGGACGACTCGAAGACCCTACACTGATCAGAGTCAAGATGTCTTCAAAGAGGCAAAGGTTGCTAAGTCTACACCATCTAGTGCAAAACCTATGTACCCTCAACAACCTGCTCCTACTTCAGGGCATGGAGAAGTGGAAGATACTTGGGACAAAGGGGTGAAAGGTAGAGAAACTGTTCCTGACCGACAACAAATGTTGCAAAAATGGGCAGGTACAGCCAGAGAGCAAGTTTCTGATCGTTGGAAAGCAAGTCCTCCATCAAGACAGGCTGCAGCTGAAGATGTTCGTGGTGCCACTGGTGATACAACACAGTCTGCAGATGTTCTTGACACTTCCAAGAAATCTAGAGGTGCCTATGAAGAAGCTAAAGGCCCTGGCTCTGTTAAGGAGGAGAAGACATCCTCTATTTACAAGAAGAAGCCTCTGGTGGCACAAGACAGTCAGGAGCAAGCTCAAACTATCCCAGCTGGTGAGAAAACAGATAGTTCTATACAAAAGCATCAACAAGCTTCGGATGCCCCAAATACTtttgttgagaaattaaatgcttCAGAACCAGCAAGAGTAAAAACTCACAGTGACTTCAGTGCTGAACAGCCATATAGAAAAGACACCACTGATGACCAGAAAGTGATACCACCTCTTTCGACTAGAGAACTAACTTCCCAAGTCCAACCTCCCTCTAAACCATCGTATGATGAGAAGCCAACACCAATGAGTCAGCAAAAATCTGataagcaaagagtggaacctccAATACAAATAGAAGCAGAAATATCTGGTGTTCAACATGCTTCACCATCATTTCCAAGAGCTTCCATGGATGATCGTGCCACTATCGGTGATAAGTTTGCCATGCAGTCAATTATTGATGAAAGAGTTGGAGAACCAACACAAATGCAAACATCAAGTCCAGATGCTCATCCTGCTTCATTACCTACTAAGAGAGAAACTCCTGAAGGTCATGAAATTGGTGATTTAGGGCTTGCCAGTACACCTGGTGGCCAAATATCAGAAGCAAAAAAAGTGGGAGATGACCCAGACACAGTCCATGGAGATGTTTATTATGTCAATTTGTCAACTCAAGATGTGGGCAAGGATGCCTTCAAAGAACCAACGGTCACTGACTCTTTACCATCTAGTGCCCAACCGATTCAGAAATCTGCTATTACTCCATCAAGGCAAACACAAGTTGAAGAAGCTAGGGATAAAAGCATGCAAAGTAGAGAAACTATTCCTGAACAACACAAAATGGTGGAAAGGAAGACAGGTACACCTGGAGAGCAATTATCAGAACGCCAGAAGGAGATTCGTCCATCAAGACAGTCAGCAGCTGAGGATGCTCCAATAAGTGATGCAATACAGCCTCCAGACATCCTTGACACTCCCAAGAAATCTAGAGCCACCTTTGAAGAATATATAGGTCCTGGATCTACATTGCCCAAAGCACAAATTTTGGATGCTCAAGATTCTCAGGTCACCAAAGGAGAATCTACAGTGCCAACTACTGACCAAAGGAAGGACTGGAAATATGAAAAAGATGATGAAACCATCGTGACTGAAGAAAAGTCACTATCAACAGAGCGATCTAGGGAGATGTTCCAGGAAAGTGCATCTACTGCACCTAAGACACATCTTACCGATTCTGGGGGCTCTAATGCACTGGAAAAAACATCCTCTGTTTATCATAAGGGTCCTCTGGTTGCCCAAGACAGCCAGGAGGAAGCTCAAGTCATCCCAGCTGATGAGAAAGTAGATGGTTCTGCATCAGAGCATCATGAATCCTCTGGTACTCCATACAGTTACAATGAAAAATTAAGTGCTTCAGCACCAGCCAGAGGAGATATTCATGATGGTCACAGTGCAGAAGAGCAACATAAAAATTACACTGCCGATGATCAGAAAGTGGCTCCATCTCTATCAAACAAAGAACCAGCATCCCAAGTGCAACCTGCCTCTGAACCATTACAAAGAGCAGTTCCTGATGGGGATTTGCCTAGCAAATCATTCACCATTGATCAATGGCAACGCATGGCTGCTTCATTACATGGTGTAATTATGGATTCTGCTGATGATGAGGCAGCCATATCTCTTAACAATGATCAAAAGTCAAGACCCATGAATCAAGAAGCAGCTCCAAGTTCACAGAGTGTCAATCAGATGGCCAAACAATCTGGTGAGCAAAGGGTCGAACCACCTGTACCAATTGTTGTAGAAGCATCTGATGTTAGACGTGCTGCACCATCACTCCCAGAAGCTGCCAGAACTGATGTTGCCACTATCAGTGATAAATTTACTGAGCAGTCCAACATTGATGAAAGGGTGGGGAAACCAAAACAAATGCAAGCACCAATTACATCTGCTCATCCTGCTTCAAAAGGTACCTTGAGAAGAACTCCTGATAGTCATGAAGCTGGTGAGCTTCTCAGCACATATGAGGGTCAAAGATTAGAGGCTGCAAAAGCTTCACAAGATCCTGCCACAATCCACGAAGATGTTTATGATGCCAGTTTGTCAACTAATGATGTGGCTGTTGATAAAAAGACAGCAACAGATCATGCTATTGGTGATGAGGTTGTCACAAGATCTTTACATGATCAGCAGACACCGCGACCTGCATCAACTCAAGCACAGCCAACTGCTGAGGCTCCACAAGACTCTGATTCATTCCAATATGTACGTACTGGTGACGTGGGAAAAACTGAATTGGCAAAACCAACTGTAACTGATCAAGAAGCAACAGCGCCTGCAGCTGGCCCAACATCAGTCGATCCCCAACGTGCTAACATCATACCAGCTGGAGTTGCCCATTCTGAACAGAAATCCACTCCACCAG ATAAAGGATCAGCTCGTGTTGCACAACCTCCTACCCCTGTTGAACCAATAAAGGAAGACGGTAATGTTTCTGCAGCTAATTATACTAATGAGCTGCAAATGAGTTTTCAGCAACAGGCCAGATCATCTGCACCAACCACAATAGGAATTCCAGCCTCAGATACCCAGAGTGTTATAGGGAAAATCCAGGTGGTAACTCCGGATAAACATGGCACTGATGACTCAGGAAAACCATTTGATCTAAATCAAGGACATGTTTCACACGCATCACAAGCAATCCTTGGTCAAGAAGAACTGACATCTCCACAAGGCGCAAGAGTTTTTCCAACGTCAGATACCCAACAAAATTTTGCTGCATCAG ATGAAAAATCTGATAAGGCCTCAAAATCATTTGACTCTGCTGAACCAAGGGAAGAAGATACAGATGCTGCCACTGCTGACCAAACGACTGTACCACCGACAGATGTTACTCGTCAGGTCACAATCTCGACACCAGATGCTAGTGACAGTGTATCAAGGGATCAGGAATCCTCTCCTGACGATAGTCAGACCAGAAATTTGGGGAGCCCACTTATTGCTAGTCAAGAAGAAGCCTCTCGTGCCGGAGGTGAAGGATCTACTCCTGAAGTGCATAGTACCATTGTAGATGAGAAGAAGACACTTCCATCTAGCCAAGCACAATCTTCAAGCACTGGGCCTGATTCAATACAAATTGGTGGTGATGCTCGTCTTAGTGATGCTGGTGTGCCAGCCACAAGCTCTATAGAGAAGCAAGAGGCAGAACCTCCTGCAGAAACACAAGCACCAACTTCTAAGGGTCTACAAGACTCTGGAAGTATCGAGTCACCAAGACAAGCCTTAACTGATCAAACCGTGGCACCTGCGATGAACTCAGTGGCACCATCCGATTCTCCAGAAG GTCCAAATTCTTCTCGATCTGTACAGACCCCTTATCAACAAGCCATTACAAAAGGAGACACTGTTGTTACTGCAGCTGATCAAGCCGAGAACATGCAAACAATAACTTATCAACAAGCCATTACACCTGTTCCATACACAGCTAAACCTTCATTCCCAGGTGCTCAGGATGCATCAAGGCAGGAAACTATTCCTGATGAGGGGCCAATGGAAAATTATTCTCCTAAACCTGGAGCACAGACACAGCCACCTGCAGCAACTCTAGATGTATCACCCTATGCCTCGAGCAAGGTTAAATCAACTGGGCAAGGAGCCAAGCCACCAACAGGGCACCAAGCATCTTCTCCAGAAACTCAGCTTGGTTCCTCACAACCAGGCGAAGATGCCCCAGCAGTACAAAAAATTGCTGCATCAG ATGAAAAATCTGCCACGGCCTCAAAACCATTTGACTCTGCTGAACCAAGGGAAGAAGATACTGATGCTGCCACTGCTGACCAAATGACTGTACCACCGACAAATGTTACTCGTCAGGTCACAAGCTCAACACCAGATGTTGGTGACACTTTATCAAGAGATAAGGAATCATCTCCTGATGATGATCAGATCAGAAATTTGGGGAGCCCACTTATTGCTAGCCAAGAAGAAGCCTCTCGTGCTGGAGGTGAAGGATCTACTCCTAAGGTGCATAGTGCCATTGTAGATGAAGAGAGAACACTTCCATCTAGGCATGATGCACAAACTTCAAGCACTGAGACTGATTCAACACAAATTGATGGTGATGCTCGTCTTAGTGGTGTTGGTATGCCAGCCACAAGCTCTATGGAGAAACAAGAGGCAGAACCTCCTACAGAAACACAAGAGCCAACTTCTAAGGGTCTACAAGACTCTAGAAATATTGAGTCACCAAGACAAGCCTCAACTTATAAAACCGTGACACCTGCGATGAACTCAGCAGCACCATCCGATGCTCTAGAAGGTACTGAACCAG GTCCAAATTCTTCTCGATCTGTACAGACCCCTTTATCTACTGGACCAACAAAAGGAGACACTGTTGTTAGTGCTGCTGATCAAGCTAAGGACATGCACACGATACCTTATCAACAAGACATTACACCTAGTTCAAACACAGGTAAACCTCCATTCCAAGGTGCTCAGGATGCATCAAGGCAGGAAATTATTCCTGATGATGGGCCAGTGGGAAATTATTCTCCTAAACCTGGAGCACAGACACAGCCGCCTGCAGCAATTCTAGATGTATCACCATATGCCTTGAGCAAGGCTAAATCAACTGGGCAAGGAGCCAAGACACCAACAGGGCACCAAGCATCTTCTCCGGGAACTCAGCTTGGTTCCTCACAAACACAAGGCAAGGATACCCCAGAAGAACAAAATATTGCTGCATCAG ATGAAAATTCTGCCAACACCTCAAAATCATTTGACTCTGCTGAACCAAGGGGGGAAGATATTGATGCTGCTACTGCTGATCAAACAACTGTACCACCGGCAAATGTTACTCGTCAGGTCATAAGCTCAACACCAGATGCTAGTAAAACTTTAGTAAGAGATTTGGAATCCTCTCGTGATAATGGCCAAATCAGAAATTTGGGAAGCCCACTTATTGCTAGCCAAGAAGCAGCCTCCCGTGCTGGGCATACTTCTGATGATGGATCTACTCCTGAAGTGCATAGTACCATTGTAGATGAGAAGAAGACACTTCCATCTAGCCAAGAAAAATCTTCAAGCACTGGGCCTAATTCAACACAAATTGGTGGTGATGCTCGTGTGCTAGCCACAAGCTCTATAGAGAAGCAAGAGGCAGAACCTCCTGCAGGAACACAAGCACCAGCTTCTAAGGGTCTACAAGACTCTGGAAATATCAAGTCACCAAGACAAGCCTTAACTGATCAAATCGTGACACCTGCGAAGAACTCAGCGGCACCATCTGATGCTCTAGAAGGTACTGAACCAG GTCCAAATTCTTCTCGATCCGTACAGACCCCTTTATCTACTGGACCAACAAAAGGAGACACTGTTGTTACTGCTGCTGACGAAGCTAAGGACATGGAAACAATAACTTACCAACAAGCCATTACACCTGTTTCCGACACAGCTAAACCTCCATTCCCAGGTGCTCAGGATGCTTCAAGGCATGGAAGTGTTCCTGATGATGAGCCAGTGGGAAATTATTCTCCTAAACAGACACAGCCACCTGCAGAAATTCTAGATGTATCACCGTATTCCTTGAGCAAGGCTAAATCAACTGGCCAAGGAGCCAAGACACCAACAGGGCACCAAGCATCTTCTCCGGAAACTCAGCTTGGTTCCTCACAAACACAAGGCGAAGCTGCCCCAGcagaacaaaaatttgctgcatcAG ATGAAAAATCCGCCAAGGCCTCAAAATCATTTGACTCTGCTGAACCAAGGGAAGATACAGATGCTGCCACTACTGACCAAACGATTGTACCACCGACAAATGTTACTCAGGTCACAAGCTCAACACCAGATGCTAGTGATACTTTATCAAGAGTTCAGGAATCCTCTCCTCACGATGGTCAGATCAGAAATTTGGGGAACCCACTTATTGCTAGTCAAGAAGAAGCCTCTCGAGCGGGAGGTGAAGGATCTCTTGAAGTGCATAGTAACATTGTAGATGAGAAGAAGACACTTCCATCTAGCCAAGCACAATCTTCAAGCACCGGATCTGATTCAACACAGATGGGTGGTGATGCTGGTCTTAGTGATGCTGGTGTGCCAGCCACAAGCTCTATAGAGAAGCAAGAGGCAGAACCTCCTGCAAGAACACAAGCACCAACTTCGAAGGGTCTACAAGACATTGGAAATATTGAGTCACAAGGACAAGCCTTAACTGATCAAACCGTGGCACCTAAGATGAACTCAGCAGCAGCATCTGATGCTCCAGAAGGTACTGAACTAG GTCCAAATTCTTCTCGATCCGTACAAACTCCTTTTTCTACTGAGCCAGCAGAAGGAGAAACAAATTCAACCAATGAAGAATCCAAGTCGCAACAGAAAGTTGGCCAGTTTGGTACTCAATCATTTAAAGATAACAACAAAGAAGCTGATGGAACAGTAAGGTCTAATATATCGAGATCAACTGAGGAACTCCAAGAACCACCTTCGAGGCCTAAGGGAGAATCAAGTGAAGAACCAGAGAACCAACAACTGGCTGACCAAGCTATTGTTAAACCACTAGAGGGTAATGAGCAGCAAGCTGAACAGACAAAACCACATGAGACTGCAATTGCTGAGGATTCGGAAAATACCAATCTGAAGAACAACAGAATATCACAAGTGGAAACTTTAGATTCATCAGGAAAGCAAGCCTCAGTATTTCAGCAGCTAGGAAAGAACACAAAAGATGCCCTCAACTCAACTGAGGATGCACCAGGTGATGGAAAAGCAGTTAGTAAATCCGAGCACAGCTCGAGATCTGAAGAATCCAAGGTGCAGCTACAGTCTGAAGACAAGGCACGAGTTCCTGGAACTGATGCACCAAGCTTAGAAACTGGGCATCCTAGCAACGGAGGCCTTCAAGCAAATAGCTATCAGGATAACAGTAGCCAATCTCAGGAAGAAGCTTCAAACAAATCTGTCGAGCAATCTTCTGGTATTCGGAACAAAGACAATGACTCCAGCAGATTGGATGACTCGACCGGCTCCACCAAGACCGAGAGTTGA